One Senegalimassilia faecalis genomic window, GTCGATGAATCGGGAGATCCAGGGAGCGAATCTAAATGCCACGCAATCACGCGCTATCGTTTTTCTCAAGTTGCGGACTACATCTGCACGCTTGAGCTCGAAGCGCTTAAATACCGCGAAGGGACCGAAGGTCGAACGAGCACGCTCTTCTTCGGAACGAAGCGCCAATTCGAGCGAAACTATCTCAAGAAGATCCGCAAGAAACGGTTGGGATAGCGGATGGAGTCGAAACATGCTGTAGCTGGATGCGTTATGTGCATCGATTTGAAGTCGTTTTATGCCAGCGTGGAGTGCGCCGATCGCGGCCTGGACCCGTTCGTCACCAATCTGGTGGTAGCCGACCCCGACCGTTCGGCCAACACCATCTGCTTGGCCATTACCCCGGCCATGAAAGCGCTGGGCGTGAGAAACCGTTGCCGGGTGCGCGATATCCCCGAAGGCATCGACTACATGGTGGCGGTACCGCGTATGCGTCGCTACATGGAGGCAAGCGGGCAGATTGTGGCCGCCTACCTAAAGCTGGTAAGCGCCGAGGACGTGCATGTGTATTCCATCGACGAATGTTTCATCGATGCGGCGCCCTACCTGCGCTTATACCGTACCGACGCGCGCACATTCGCGCGCAAGCTCATGGATGCCGCCTTCAGGGTCACGGGCGTCACGGCCACGGCAGGCATCGGCGAGAACATGTTTCAGGCGAAGGTGGCGCTTGATATTTGCGCCAAGCACGCGCCCGACGGCATCGGGCAGCTTGACGCCGAATCATTCAAGCGAGAGGTGTGGTTTCACCGCCCCATCACCGACATCTGGGGCATTGGGCCGGGCGTTGCGCGGCGTTTGGCGAAGCACGGCGCATACGACCTGGCCGGCGTATGCGCCACCAATCCCAAGGTGCTGCACCGCGAATTCGGCAAAAACGCCGAATATCTCATCGATCACGCTTGGGGTTTGGAGGCGTGCACGGTGTCGCAGGCGCGCATGTATCGCCCGCGCGGGCATTCGCTCTCGAACGGGCAGGTGCTCATGCGCGACTATGCGCCGGCTGAGGCCGAAACGCTGTTGCGAGAAATGGTGCTGTCTTCGGCGCTTGAACTGGTGGAAAAGGGTTTGTGCGCGCAGGTGGTGTCCGTGTGGGCAGGGTATTCGGCTAGCAACTTTCCTCACCAATCGTGGGAAAAGTTCGGGCCTTGCGGCGGGGCGGCGGCCGGTGCAGGCGGGTCGGCAAAGCTGCCGAAACCCACCAACGACGTCGGCGTACTCACCGATGCGGTGCTGTCCATGTTCCGAGCGCGCGTTGCGCCTGGCATCGCCATCAGGCGGCTCACCGTGGCATTTGGCGACCTGGTAGGCACAAACGAGGTGCAGCCGACGCTGTTCGACGACGATCGAGCCGAACAGAAGGCCGCCGCCGTGTCGCGCGCGATGGTGGACGTGCGACGCCGCTTCGGCGCGAATGCGCTTATGAAGGCAACCAGTTTGAAGGAAGAGGCCAACGGCATGGAACGAAACAACCAGGTAGGAGGCCACCGTGCTTAGCGAAGACGAAGCCTGGGCTGCGGTCAGGCTGCCCACGGCCGACACGTGGCCGGGGCTTTCCGCAGACGAACGGGAATATCGAGCGCAAGTGCTCGACGCCATCGCTCGGCGCATAGCAGCTGACGGCATACGGGTTTCGGTCCCCTCGCCCGACCGCGGAAGCCAGTTCATGGCGTTCGCCGCGCTCAAAGGCTACGACGACGTTATTGCCGAGGTCGAGGAATCAGCGGCTTCGGCTTGCCGCCAAGAGTGACCAGCGCCAGCATGCCCAGCATCAGCACAAGGCCCGCCCAGTCGAAGCCGGAAAACGCCGTGCCCAAAAACACCCAGGCGCACACGCTGGCGCTGACCGGCTCGATGGCGCCAAGCAAGCTGCCCGTCACCGACCCCACGGCGGCAACGCCGCGCAGGTACAGCCCGAACGACACGAACGTGCCAAGCACCGTCAACCCGCCAAGAAGCACCAGCCAGCCGAATGCGTCCATGCCCGCCACGGACTCGGGGGCGCCTGCGCCGCCAGCCAGCTGCACCGCATAAGCTACGCCCGCGCACGCGCACGTCACCAGCATGCCCACGCCTGTTGCGGCGAAGCTGCCAAAGCGGTCGAACAACCCGCAGTTGCGCGGAACCATCACGTACAGCGCAACGGAAAGCGCGTTGAGCAGGCCCCAGAACAGCCCCGCGGCCGGTAGCACCAACGTCCCCAGGTCGCCTTGCGTGGCAATAAGCACCGTGGCCACGAACGCGCATACCAGGCCCGCAAACTCGCTTGCTTTCGGCAGATGGCGCCCAAGCACGCACGTGAACAGCATCACGAACACGGTGCCAAGCATCTGCAGTACGGTGGCGGTGCCTGCGTTGGTATGCGCAATGGTCATGGAGTAAGCGAACTGATCGACGAACAGCGCCACGCCGAACGCAAGGAACGCCAGCTTCGTGCGCGCTTCGCTTCCCCACATCAGCTGCAAAAGGTAACGGCGACGGAAGAACAGAACGCCGAAGAAGATGAGCGAGGCAACCAAGGAGCGAACCGCCGTAGCGAACATCGGCGTGATGCCGTAGTGCGAAAACAGGTACTGCGCGCACGCGCCGGAAACGCCCCACAGCCCCGCGCCCACCAGCGCGCACGCAACGCCGACCCAGAACGTGCGGCGTGGCGCAGTCGCGTACGCGCGCTCAGCTTTGCAAGCTTTGTCGGGATTCGCCATGGTGAACGACGCCTTTCTTCCTGGTGAGGGCTGCATACGATAGAATAACGGAGGCGATTGTATAGCAACGCGCGACGCAAAAAGGGGCGGCGCGCGATATCGAACCGAAGGATACGCACATGAGCATTAAAGAACTGGTGCACGACGAAGCGCTGCTGTCCACGCCGTGCGAAAAGGCAACGGCCGCTGACGCCGAGGTGGCGCAGGACCTGTTAGACACCATGGCATCGCTTGACGACGCCGCCTGCCTGCACGCCAACCAGATCGGCGTGACGCACAACCTGTTCGCATACGTCGACGAGAAAGATAAGCCGCACGTCATGCTCAACCCCGTCATCAAGCTGGGGTTGGCGGCAAGCAAGCAGGTCGAAGGCTGCTTCACCCACGAAGAGCCCGTCACCGTCACGCGCTACGACCGCATCAAGGTTGCGTACGAAGAGCTGCTCGATGGCAAGCTGGTCGCACGCAAGGGCGATTTCCGCGGCTGGGTGGCGCAGCTTATCCAGCACATGGCCGACCACGGCAAAGGCAAGTTCATCTAAGCAGCAAACGAGCTCGAAGGCGCAACGCTTTCGAGCTCGTTTCATTTAACGCGCAGTTCGTCTCATCTTGAAGCGACGGCACGGAAGGGCGCCCGAGCAAGGAATATCATCAGGCAAGCTGCTGCACAGCCGTCAACGCACAGGAAACCACCCGCCCGTCGCTCAGCTAGAAGCGAAACGCACCACGCCCGCCCTCCCCGCTAAGGCCCTCGAAGAACGGAGCAGCCATGACCAGCACCCTTTCCCGTCGAAGTTTTCTTGCAGGCACCGCTGCATTTGCCGCCAGCGTTGCCGCCCTTGGTCTGCCGCGTCGCGCTTATGCGGATGACGCGCAAGCCGCCGAGGGCGCCGTGGTCATCTTGCACACCAATGACGTGCACTGCGCAGTCGGCGAAACCGATGCCGCAGGAGCTATCCCGCTGGGCTATTCGGCGCTTGCAAGCTACGTTGCCGACCGCCGCAGCGTTTTCGGCGCCGAAAACGTCACGCTGGTAGACGCGGGCGACGCCGTGCAGGGAAAAGTGATGGGTACGATCACGCAAGGTCAGGCGCTCATCGACATCATGAACGAATGCGGCTACGGCATCGCCATCCCAGGCAACCACGAGTTGAACTACGGCATGACGCAGTTCAACCACCTGATTGGAAGCGCGAACGCGAAATACCTCAGCTGCAACTTCACCGACAACCGCACCGGCACGCCCACGCTTATGTTCGACCCGTACACCATAAAAGAGTATCCGCTCCCAGCAGGCGGGACGGTGCGCGTGGCGTTCGTGGGCGTCACCACGCCCGCCACGCTTACGGCATCGTCGCCGCGCTCGTTCTGGCGCAGCGACGACGACCACACCTGCGTGTACGGGTTCTGCGAAGACGAAACGGGCAGCAAGCTGGCACAAGCGGTGCAAGGCGCCGTCGACGAAGCTCGAGCAGCGGGCGCAGAGTTCGTGGTGCTGCTGGCGCACCTGGGACAAACCGGTCAGCCCAGCCAGTGGCGCAGCGATACGCTGGTTTCGCGCTGCGAGGGCATCAACGTGGTGATCGACGGACATTCGCACGAGGAGTACGTGCAAATCGTGCAGGATCGCAACGGCGACGATGTCGTTATCGCGCAAACAGGCACGCAATTCTCTAGCGTGGGGCAGGTCGTCATCATCCCGGAAACGGGAACCATACACGCCAGCACGTACAGCTACGAGGCCTCGCTTCTGCGTGAGACGCGCAAGCCTGATGACCCTAGTTACGTGAAGGAGGTCGCTTTCGGCCGCGATGCGCAAACGCAAGCGGTGGTCGACGAAAAAGCTGCCGAAGTCGAAGCGCAAACGGGAACGGTGGTCGGCCGCAGCGAGGTAGACCTGTTCGCCTATGAAGCCGACGGCTACACCTGGGCGGTGCGCGCACACGAGACGAACCTGGGCGACTTCGTTGCCGACGCTTACTTGTATTACGCCTCGAACAACGGCGTGATGCCGGACGTGGCCTTCGTCAACGGCGGCGGCGTGCGCACGAACTTGCTTGCAGGAGACGTTACACGCGCGGACCTCATCAACGTAAATCCCTTCAACAACCAGCTGTGTTATACCCAAGTAACCGGCCAAGATTTGCTGGATGCGCTGGAGCTGTCGGCCCGCGCATACCCCGAGCTGCTCGGCGACTTCCTGCAGGTATCCGAGGGCCTGACATTCACCATTCGCACCGACATCGACTCGCCCGTCGTCCTAAACGGAAACGAGTTCGCGGGCTTCAAAGACGGCGCCGAACGCCGTGTACGGCGCGTCACGCTGCACGGCAAAGCCATGGACCCGGCGGCCACCTACACGCTGGTGTGCCATTCATATTATCTCGTGGACGGCGGCGGGTCGTACAGCATGCTCACGAAGAACCCCGTCACGCTTCTGGGCCTGGACAACGATGCGCTGATGGAATACGTGCAACTGAACCTGCACGGCGTCATCGGGCAGGAATACGATGGCGCTGCAGGTCTCGGCCGCATGGCCACGCAAGTCGGCCCCGACAAAGAGGAAAAGCACGAAAAGGAGCAAGAGGAAACCCCGGACCCCGCACCCGCTCCAGAGGACAACGCCCCAGCTCTCGAATCCAACCCCAAACCACTAGCCGCAACCGGCGATGCTGCGGCAACGGTAGCAGCGGCTGCAGCCGCTTTCGGCGTCGCAGTAGCCGCAGGAGCAGCCGCGGTAGCGGCCGAAGCCGAACGGCAGTAAACGCGGCATCGAAGCTATAAACTCGAAAAGAGCAGCTTGACTGCAGCGAGAAAGTTAGGACCCTGATGGGAAAGCCCCATCAGGGTCCTAACGATTCCTTAAGTCAAACAACGCGCTTCGCTAGTCATCAACTATGAATTGCTCCAGGTCGACGCCGAGTTCTTCGGCTTTCTCGCACAGTTCGTAGCCATCGGCGTCATCCATGTCCGCCAAGTCGAGCATGGCTGCATCGAAACCCTCTGCGGCCGCCGTGCCGCAATAGTCTTCCACATAGTCGCGCAATTCATCCACATCGATTTCCGCCATAATGTCCTCCATCGCCATGTTTAATCGGCACCTTAGTTGATGCGTGGCATCATCTTAGCAATGGCCCCATGAAACGTTTTTCCGCTAAAGCAGTTGCCAGCTTAAAACTAGCGGTTGTTCCTATCGCACTGCCAACAATAACTTTTCGCACATGCGGCGGTAAAGACGCAGTGGGTTACGCCGAAGACAGGCCACCACAACCGGGGCTTCAACATGGCGGGACGCGCCCCCAGCCCTCGGTCCCCCTGCATGCGCCTCTCACCATCGTCCCAACGCAAAGTGAGCCAGCGCCTGGGGATGGCGCTGGCTCATGCTGAGGGATGGCCACTTGGGTCATCGTTGGGATATGCGGGTTTGTCTTCCCTGTTCGCAGGCTTAATGGAACATGGGGATCATCAGCCACAGGGCGAACAGCACGATGGCCACGCAAGCGGTGAAGCACACCACCGACACCACGCGGTGCAGCAGGTGCGGGGTGCCTTGCGCGTCCACATCGCCGGCGGCCCACAAGCGCAGGCCCGATGCGTACAGCACGCTGATGGCGCAGGCCACGCCCACAGCCACGGCCAATACGGTTGCGAAGTTGATGAGTTCGGAAGCAATCATGGTTCGGGGCCCTCCTTAAGCCGCCTGGGGCTGGTTATTCGCGGTAGTGGCAGCGGCGGAAACCGCAACCGAGGGGTTCAGCTTCACTTCGTGGCTGTCGTTTACGTTACCGCTGTTCACGGGGTTGCGCTTCGACAGACGGAAGATGATCAGCGCCACGCACACGGCAATGGCCACGGTGGCAACGGTGCCCCACACGCCGGTCTTCGCCAGCGCGCATGCCAGCGCGCCCACCACGCCGGCCGCCGGGAACGTGACCAGCCATGCCACCAACATCTTGCCGGCAACGCCCCAGTTCACGGGGTTGCCCTTCTTGCCCAGGCCCGTGCCGATGATGGAGCCGGAGCACACCTGCGTGGTGGACAGCGCGAAGCCCAGATGCGAGGACACCAGGATGGTGGTGGCCGACGCGGCTTCAGCGGCGAAGCCCTGCGGCGTGCTGATTTCGGTCAGGCCCTTGCCCAGCGTGCGGATGACGCGCCAACCGCCCATGTACGTGCCGGCGGCAATGGTCAGGCCGCAGATGGCAACAACCCACAACTCGGGGCCGGAACCGGAAGGCTGCAGACCCACGGCAATCAACGTCAGCGTGATAATGCCCATGGTCTTCTGCGCATCGTTCGTGCCGTGCGACAGCGCCACCAGGCACGCCGTGACCGTCTGACCATGGCGGAAACCGGATTCCACCTGATCAGCGCGCATGCGTTTCACCACGGCGTAAATCAGCTTCACCGCGCAGAACGCGGCCAGGCCAGCCACAACCGGCGACACCAGCGCTGGGATGAGAATCTTCGTGAGCACGGCGGCGAAGTTCACGCCTTCAACGCCCGCGCCCACGATGACGGCGCCCACCAGGCCGCCGAACAGCGCATGGCTACTCGAGGACGGCAGGCCCACCAGCCACGTCAGCAGGTTCCACGTGATGGCGCCGATCAAGCCCGCCAAAATGAACTCGGGGGCGATGGTGACCACTTGCTCGTTGATGAGGCCGCCGGAGATGGTCTTGGCCACCTCGACGGAAAGGAAAGCGCCGACCAGGTTCAAAGAGCCCGCGGCGATGACGGCGGTTTTGGGCTTGAGCGCGCCCGTTGCGATTGAAGTCGCCATGGCGTTGGCGGTGTCGTGAAAGCCGTTCGTGAAATCGAACGTCAAGGCGGTGACGATCACCAGGCCAACGATAACCAGCGTTGCCGGATCCATGTGCTTGTGTTCTCCCTTCGAGAGTAAGGTGCGACCTGCGTCTCGTCTTCAGCGCCGCAAGCGCGCAGCATGCCCCATCGCATGCAGAAGAAAAGTCTACGGGCGCTGTGTAAAG contains:
- a CDS encoding Y-family DNA polymerase, producing the protein MCIDLKSFYASVECADRGLDPFVTNLVVADPDRSANTICLAITPAMKALGVRNRCRVRDIPEGIDYMVAVPRMRRYMEASGQIVAAYLKLVSAEDVHVYSIDECFIDAAPYLRLYRTDARTFARKLMDAAFRVTGVTATAGIGENMFQAKVALDICAKHAPDGIGQLDAESFKREVWFHRPITDIWGIGPGVARRLAKHGAYDLAGVCATNPKVLHREFGKNAEYLIDHAWGLEACTVSQARMYRPRGHSLSNGQVLMRDYAPAEAETLLREMVLSSALELVEKGLCAQVVSVWAGYSASNFPHQSWEKFGPCGGAAAGAGGSAKLPKPTNDVGVLTDAVLSMFRARVAPGIAIRRLTVAFGDLVGTNEVQPTLFDDDRAEQKAAAVSRAMVDVRRRFGANALMKATSLKEEANGMERNNQVGGHRA
- a CDS encoding EamA family transporter; its protein translation is MANPDKACKAERAYATAPRRTFWVGVACALVGAGLWGVSGACAQYLFSHYGITPMFATAVRSLVASLIFFGVLFFRRRYLLQLMWGSEARTKLAFLAFGVALFVDQFAYSMTIAHTNAGTATVLQMLGTVFVMLFTCVLGRHLPKASEFAGLVCAFVATVLIATQGDLGTLVLPAAGLFWGLLNALSVALYVMVPRNCGLFDRFGSFAATGVGMLVTCACAGVAYAVQLAGGAGAPESVAGMDAFGWLVLLGGLTVLGTFVSFGLYLRGVAAVGSVTGSLLGAIEPVSASVCAWVFLGTAFSGFDWAGLVLMLGMLALVTLGGKPKPLIPRPRQ
- a CDS encoding peptide deformylase; this encodes MSIKELVHDEALLSTPCEKATAADAEVAQDLLDTMASLDDAACLHANQIGVTHNLFAYVDEKDKPHVMLNPVIKLGLAASKQVEGCFTHEEPVTVTRYDRIKVAYEELLDGKLVARKGDFRGWVAQLIQHMADHGKGKFI
- a CDS encoding inorganic phosphate transporter, whose translation is MDPATLVIVGLVIVTALTFDFTNGFHDTANAMATSIATGALKPKTAVIAAGSLNLVGAFLSVEVAKTISGGLINEQVVTIAPEFILAGLIGAITWNLLTWLVGLPSSSSHALFGGLVGAVIVGAGVEGVNFAAVLTKILIPALVSPVVAGLAAFCAVKLIYAVVKRMRADQVESGFRHGQTVTACLVALSHGTNDAQKTMGIITLTLIAVGLQPSGSGPELWVVAICGLTIAAGTYMGGWRVIRTLGKGLTEISTPQGFAAEAASATTILVSSHLGFALSTTQVCSGSIIGTGLGKKGNPVNWGVAGKMLVAWLVTFPAAGVVGALACALAKTGVWGTVATVAIAVCVALIIFRLSKRNPVNSGNVNDSHEVKLNPSVAVSAAATTANNQPQAA
- a CDS encoding bifunctional metallophosphatase/5'-nucleotidase gives rise to the protein MTSTLSRRSFLAGTAAFAASVAALGLPRRAYADDAQAAEGAVVILHTNDVHCAVGETDAAGAIPLGYSALASYVADRRSVFGAENVTLVDAGDAVQGKVMGTITQGQALIDIMNECGYGIAIPGNHELNYGMTQFNHLIGSANAKYLSCNFTDNRTGTPTLMFDPYTIKEYPLPAGGTVRVAFVGVTTPATLTASSPRSFWRSDDDHTCVYGFCEDETGSKLAQAVQGAVDEARAAGAEFVVLLAHLGQTGQPSQWRSDTLVSRCEGINVVIDGHSHEEYVQIVQDRNGDDVVIAQTGTQFSSVGQVVIIPETGTIHASTYSYEASLLRETRKPDDPSYVKEVAFGRDAQTQAVVDEKAAEVEAQTGTVVGRSEVDLFAYEADGYTWAVRAHETNLGDFVADAYLYYASNNGVMPDVAFVNGGGVRTNLLAGDVTRADLINVNPFNNQLCYTQVTGQDLLDALELSARAYPELLGDFLQVSEGLTFTIRTDIDSPVVLNGNEFAGFKDGAERRVRRVTLHGKAMDPAATYTLVCHSYYLVDGGGSYSMLTKNPVTLLGLDNDALMEYVQLNLHGVIGQEYDGAAGLGRMATQVGPDKEEKHEKEQEETPDPAPAPEDNAPALESNPKPLAATGDAAATVAAAAAAFGVAVAAGAAAVAAEAERQ